A window of Castanea sativa cultivar Marrone di Chiusa Pesio chromosome 1, ASM4071231v1 contains these coding sequences:
- the LOC142622599 gene encoding uncharacterized protein LOC142622599 codes for MGRYSFVGGSGRDRDELSLRSQRLIEAALSGDLEFVTECLALEAVDVNYIGTVSLRVKCIETVLREEEADEVEIEYRGFVTDVTPLFAAAHSGHVDIARKLLSTGADVNQELFRGFATTAAAREGHCVLLDMLLKAGASQSACEGAFLEACLYGQAEAAELLICSEMMGQDVAKHALVSASCRGFVDVVTALVKNGVDINCMDRVLLRSIKPALHANVDCTPLVAAIVSRQVPLVKFLLEAGAKTDCHVRLGAWSWDIFSGEELRVGACLGEPYNEVWCAVEYYEASGKILNLLLQHQISSLESQQQGRTLLCHAILCQNPDAVGVLLNAGADVEFPIRTKKGHEFYPLHLATRMGFLPILKQLILHGCQVNSRTEIGDTALMVAAKSDQADFFLELIISGADLGLTNNYGDTALQLAKRSVFGSSLVNILKQAIQTGKKIFSSNLEVFSLLHFVAGTGNVELLQTVLPDSSEDISKHDGLGLTPILIVVKAGHTEAFRLLLNAGADISVKSREGQTIGCLLQHHPFDGARIRFEEILLDAVLANKLKGYSEFRAIHFAAKIGNLPAVVELLKMGFSVNTLDENGHSPLMVAAKEGHADACKLLLQRGADCGIVNSSGETALSLARKSSNCKNAEGVIIDHLARSHVLLGEELCKHTREGRGSSHMKVVRMLKSGLLSWGKTSQRNVVCKEAVAGPSARFLKNQRNGTGNGNKLVFRVLTETEREIHFEGSSYAKLELWVHGINLIVKEAASGAW; via the exons ATGGGAAGGTACAGTTTTGTCGGTGGGAGTGGGAGGGACAGGGACGAGCTTTCATTGAGGTCTCAGAGGCTCATAGAGGCTGCTCTAAGTGGGGACTTGGAGTTCGTGACAGAGTGTTTGGCATTGGAGGCTGTGGACGTGAACTATATTGGGACAGTGAGCTTGAGAGTCAAGTGCATTGAGACTGTGCTGAGAGAGGAAGAGGCTGATGAGGTTGAGATTGAGTATAGGGGCTTTGTCACCGATGTCACTCCGCTCTTTGCTGCTGCTCATTCGGGTCACGTTGATATTGCCCGGAAGCTCCTT TCAACTGGAGCTGATGTAAACCAGGAGTTATTTCGGGGCTTTGCAACCACTGCTGCAGCTCGTGAAGGTCACTGTGTCCTCCTCGATATGCTTCTTAAGGCAGGTGCATCTCAATCAGCTTGTGAAGGTGCCTTTCTGGAGGCCTGCCTTTATGGTCAGGCTGAAGCTGCAGAGTTGCTGATATGTTCAGAGATGATGGGACAAGATGTGGCCAAACATGCTCTTGTATCTGCAAGCTGCAGAGGATTTGTTGATGTAGTGACTGCCTTAGTTAAG AATGGAGTGGACATAAATTGCATGGATAGGGTTCTCTTGCGCTCGATTAAGCCTGCATTGCATGCTAATGTAGACTGCACACCGTTGGTGGCTGCAATTGTGAGCCGACAAGTGCCCCTGGTTAAATTCTTGTTGGAG GCAGGTGCAAAAACTGATTGCCATGTCAGGCTGGGAGCTTGGTCGTGGGATATCTTTTCTGGAGAGGAGTTAAGGGTTGGTGCATGCTTGGGTGAGCCATATAATGAAGTTTGGTGTGCAGTGGAGTATTATGAAGCAAGTGGAAAAATTTTAAACCTCTTGCTTCAGCACCAAATTTCATCCCTTGAAAGTCAACAGCAGGGGAGAACCCTTCTTTGTCATGCAATCCTTTGTCAGAATCCTGATGCAGTTGGAGTGCTCCTTAATGCTGGCGCTGATGTTGAGTTTCCCATAAGAACCAAGAAGGGACATGAATTTTATCCTCTCCATCTGGCTACTAGAATGGGCTTCCTTCCCATTTTAAAACAGCTGATTTTGCATGGTTGCCAAGTAAATTCGAGAACTGAAATTGGTGATACTGCCCTGATGGTGGCTGCCAAATCTGATCAGGCTGACTTTTTTTTGGAACTAATAATTTCAGGTGCCGATTTGGGTCTGACCAACAATTATGGGGACACTGCACTGCAATTGGCAAAGAGAAGTGTCTTTGGGTCCTCTTTGGTCAATATCCTTAAGCAGGCAATTCAAACCGGAAAAAAGATCTTCTCCAGCAATCTTGAGGTATTCTCTTTGCTGCACTTTGTTGCAGGAACTGGTAATGTGGAGCTTCTACAAACGGTCCTCCCAGATTCTTCTGAAGATATTAGTAAGCATGATGGCTTAGGTTTGACACCTATTCTGATTGTGGTGAAGGCTGGACATACTGAGGCCTTCCGTCTCCTTTTAAATGCTGGAGCTGACATCAGTGTAAAGAGCAGGGAGGGGCAGACAATTGGGTGTCTCTTGCAGCATCATCCCTTTGATGGTGCCAGGATTCGGTTTGAGGAGATATTGCTTGATGCTGTGCTTGCTAATAAACTcaaaggctattcagaatttagAGCTATACACTTTGCAGCAAAAATAGGAAATTTGCCTGCAGTAGTTGAGCTCTTGAAAATGGGATTCTCTGTAAATACTTTGGATGAAAATGGGCATTCACCTCTCATGGTTGCAGCGAAGGAAGGCCATGCTGATGCCTGCAAGCTGTTACTACAAAGAGGTGCTGATTGTGGTATTGTCAATAGCAGTGGGGAGACAGCCTTATCTCTGGCTAGGAAAAGCAGTAATTGTAAGAATGCAGAAGGTGTGATAATTGATCACTTAGCTCGTTCTCATGTGCTTCTAGGGGAGGAGCTCTGCAAGCATACACGTGAGGGGAGAGGTTCTTCACACATGAAGGTGGTTCGGATGCTCAAATCTGGCTTGTTGTCATGGGGAAAAACTAGTCAGAGGAATGTGGTGTGTAAGGAGGCTGTTGCTGGGCCAAGTGCACGCTTTTTAAAGAATCAGAGGAACGGTACTGGGAATGGAAACAAATTAGTTTTTCGGGTACTGActgagacagagagagagattcacTTTGAGGGAAGCTCTTATGCTAAATTGGAACTCTGGGTTCATGGCATTAATCTCATTGTAAAGGAGGCAGCTTCTGGTGCTTGGTGA